The following nucleotide sequence is from Pseudoalteromonas xiamenensis.
GATCCCTAGAAAGTACGAGAATCTATTATTCCCTTTTCTAATGGCTTTGTTTATGTCATGCATCATGTCATTTGTAATCACGGTTATGAATGCCGGATTCGTGAACCATCTTTTAACCATTTGGCTTCGAGCATGGGCTGGTGCATTTGTTGTTGCATTTCCCACAATCCTTATAGTTGGGCCGATGGTTCGTCGATTAGCCGCTTGGCTATTAACGGATGAGCCTAAAACGTTGGAAGCCTCCGAGTAACGAATTCTTACCTATGAAGGCAAGGGATTGCTTTCTTTTACTTTTTCTCATGTTATGACCTCGTTTAACACGGGGTTTTTGCATTTTATCCACTCCATTATATATCATAAACAATGATGTATTTCATATAAACAAATAATTATTTTTTATTGTTTTGTTCTGTTCATAATGCACTTATTGAAAAATGGTCATCAATGAGGAAGGCATCATGAAACTAAATAAATTGGTCAGCGCGTTTGCAATGTTAGGGATATTAACTTTGTCGGCGTGTAGTGATGTATCAAGTTCAGAACCTACACCACGCGCCGCACCACAAGTGTCGGTCGCACAGGTTATCAATGAAAAAATCAGTGATTGGGACGAATTCACAGGTCGTCTTGAAGCGCCTGAGCACGTGGCGCTTCGTCCACGCGTTTCAGGTTATATCAGCCGTGTAACATTCGCAGAAGGTGCAATGGTAGAAGAAGGGGAGACGCTTTTTGTTATCGATCAAGTGCCTTTCAAAGCAGAAGTTGCGCGATTAGAAGCAGAACTTGTGCAAGCGAATAGCCGCCTACAACTTGCTAAAACAGAGTTTGCTCGCGCCAGCAAATTACGTCAAAGTGCAGCGATTGCAGAGGAAGAAGTCGACAAGCGCAAGGCTCAAGTCCAGCAAATGGAAGGCCTAGTTAAATCAGTACAATCATCACTACAACTTGCCTTACTTGATTTGCAGTACACTGAAGTAAAAGCGCCAATTAGCGGTCGAGTTTCACGAGCGCTTATCACACGTGGTAACTTCGTTAATGCGGGTCAAAGCTTATTAACCACGTTGGTTTCCAGCGATCGTGTATACGCTTACTTTGATGCGGATGAACAAACATTCTTAGAGTATATGCGTTTTGCTAAAGCAAATAGCCAACAAGAAGTCCGTGAAGTTGCACACCCTGTCTTTATGCAACTGGCGGGCGAAGATGAGTTTACCCACGCTGGTGTCGTTGATTTTATGGATAATCAAATCGACCCAACGACGGGAACGATCCGTGCTCGCGCCGTCTTTAAAAACCAAGATGGTTCATTCTTACCCGGTATGTTTGCCCGCATTAAACTCAGCGGTGGTGAGAGTTACAATGGTGTGCTGATTGAGGATAAGGCCATCGGTACTGATTTAAATCATAAGTTTGTACTGGTTTTAGATGAATCAAACACGGTGCAATATCGTGCGGTTGAGCTTGGTAATAAAATTGCGGGTCTTCGCGTCATCAAATCTGGCCTCACAGGCAGTGAACAAATTGTGGTTAATGGTTTACAACGTGTACGACCAGGTACGCCAGTTTCGCCACAGCAAGTCGATATGGGAAACGCCTATAACCTTCAGCAGCTCAACAAATTGCAAAAGCGTTTAGATGATCACTTGGAGGACTCGCAAATGGCGCTGTTAACTGCGACCGCGGGTTTAGGTTTGGAGGACTAAGATGAAGTTTTCTCAGTTTTTTATTCATCGGCCGATTTTCGCTGCGGTAATCTCACTGCTGATTTTCATCGGTGGTGCAATTTCCGTTTGGCAATTACCTATTACGGAATACCCAGAAGTAGTGCCACCGACCGTTGTGGTGACCGCTAACTATCCTGGTGCAAACCCAAAAGTCATCGCGGAAACCGTAGCAACACCGCTTGAGCGCGCTATTAATGGTGTTGAAGACATGTTGTATATGTCCTCTCAAGCAACCTCCGACGGCCGTATGACGTTGACCATTACCTTTGCGATTGGCACTGATCCGGACAACGCCACAACATTGGTGCAAAATCGTGTTGCTCGAGCAGTACCTCGTTTACCGCAAGAAGTGCAGCGTTTAGGTGTAGTTACGGAGAAATCGTCACCTGACTTGACCATGGTGGTGCATCTAACATCTCCTGATAATCGCTACGACATGCTGTATCTATCGAACTTTGCTGAGCAAAACGTCAAAGACGAGCTCGCACGTATTGATGGTGTTGGTAACGTACGTATGTTTGGCGCGGGTGAATACTCGATGCGCGTATGGCTTGACCCACATAAGGTCGCGGCAATTGGTTTGAATCCATCGGATATTGTAAATGCGATACGAAGCCAGAACCAACAAGCAGCTGCGGGCAGTTTAGGTGCTCAGCCTACAGGCGATAGCGATTTTCAATTGTTGATCAACGTTAAAGGACGTTTAGCGGATGAAAACGAGTTCGCGGACATCATCATCAAAGTGGGTGAAAATGGGGCGGTAACGCGTCTGCGTGACGTGGCGCGAATTGAACTTGGTGCTAGCACCTATGCGCTGCGGTCATTGCTCGACAATCAACCCGCCGTTGCGTTACCAGTTTTCCAAGCTCCAGGCTCTAACGCTATCCAAATCTCGGATGACGTTCGTGCGAAAATGGCTGAATTGAAGAAGTCGTTCCCTGAAGGCGTGGATTACAGCATTGTTTATGACCCAACGGTGTTTGTGCGTGGCTCGATTAAAGCGGTTGTAAATACCTTGTTTGAAGCCATTTTACTGGTTGTACTCGTCGTTGTGTTGTTTTTACAAAACTGGCGTGCGTCTGTTATCCCTCTGGTGGCTGTGCCTATTTCACTTGTCGGCACGTTTGCGTTTATGCACATGATGGGATTTTCACTCAATGCGTTGTCCCTTTTTGGTCTGGTGCTGGCGATTGGTATTGTTGTTGATGACGCCATCGTTGTTGTTGAGAACGTAGAGCGTAATATTCATGAAGGGCTTACGCCAATTGAGGCAACAAAGCGTGCTATGCAGGAAGTGACTGGGCCTATTGTGGCAACGACACTTGTGCTTGGTGCGGTATTTATTCCAACCGCATTTATGTCGGGATTAACGGGTCAATTCTACAAACAGTTCGCCCTGACAATCACCATATCGACGGTGATCTCTGCAATAAATTCATTAACGCTGAGTCCTGCATTGTCCGCGTTATTGCTAAAGTCACCAAATGCACCGAAAGATTGGCTTACTAAGTTTATGGACAAAGCGTTTGGTCGTTGGCTCTTTGCACCGTTCAATCGTTTGTTTGATCGTGGTGCGTCGAGTTACACCAAAGGTGTCGGTAAACTTGTCCGTATGAGCGGTA
It contains:
- a CDS encoding DUF2798 domain-containing protein, producing MIPRKYENLLFPFLMALFMSCIMSFVITVMNAGFVNHLLTIWLRAWAGAFVVAFPTILIVGPMVRRLAAWLLTDEPKTLEASE
- a CDS encoding efflux RND transporter periplasmic adaptor subunit; translated protein: MKLNKLVSAFAMLGILTLSACSDVSSSEPTPRAAPQVSVAQVINEKISDWDEFTGRLEAPEHVALRPRVSGYISRVTFAEGAMVEEGETLFVIDQVPFKAEVARLEAELVQANSRLQLAKTEFARASKLRQSAAIAEEEVDKRKAQVQQMEGLVKSVQSSLQLALLDLQYTEVKAPISGRVSRALITRGNFVNAGQSLLTTLVSSDRVYAYFDADEQTFLEYMRFAKANSQQEVREVAHPVFMQLAGEDEFTHAGVVDFMDNQIDPTTGTIRARAVFKNQDGSFLPGMFARIKLSGGESYNGVLIEDKAIGTDLNHKFVLVLDESNTVQYRAVELGNKIAGLRVIKSGLTGSEQIVVNGLQRVRPGTPVSPQQVDMGNAYNLQQLNKLQKRLDDHLEDSQMALLTATAGLGLED
- a CDS encoding efflux RND transporter permease subunit, with amino-acid sequence MKFSQFFIHRPIFAAVISLLIFIGGAISVWQLPITEYPEVVPPTVVVTANYPGANPKVIAETVATPLERAINGVEDMLYMSSQATSDGRMTLTITFAIGTDPDNATTLVQNRVARAVPRLPQEVQRLGVVTEKSSPDLTMVVHLTSPDNRYDMLYLSNFAEQNVKDELARIDGVGNVRMFGAGEYSMRVWLDPHKVAAIGLNPSDIVNAIRSQNQQAAAGSLGAQPTGDSDFQLLINVKGRLADENEFADIIIKVGENGAVTRLRDVARIELGASTYALRSLLDNQPAVALPVFQAPGSNAIQISDDVRAKMAELKKSFPEGVDYSIVYDPTVFVRGSIKAVVNTLFEAILLVVLVVVLFLQNWRASVIPLVAVPISLVGTFAFMHMMGFSLNALSLFGLVLAIGIVVDDAIVVVENVERNIHEGLTPIEATKRAMQEVTGPIVATTLVLGAVFIPTAFMSGLTGQFYKQFALTITISTVISAINSLTLSPALSALLLKSPNAPKDWLTKFMDKAFGRWLFAPFNRLFDRGASSYTKGVGKLVRMSGIIVVLYAGLIGLTYHQFSSTPTGYVPGQDKEYLVSFAQLPDAASLDRTEEVIRQMSDIMLKHPGVEHAVAFPGLNINGFTNSPSSGIVFVRLKSFAERQSPELSAGAIAAQLNQQFGAIQGAFVAIFPPPPVQGLGTIGGFRLQIQDKAGLGFETLYQVTQQVVGKAWAAPELTGNFSSFQVNVPQLDVDLDRTKAMSQGVDVDTIFDTMQAYLGSLYVNDFNRFGRTYQVNVQAEESFRQEPEQIRQIKVRNEFGEMVPLGAFLSVKHAAGPDRVMHYNAYPTAEVNGAPAPGFSSGQARAAIEKILDETLPLGMSYEWTELTYQQILAGNTSLLVFPLVVVLVFMVLAAQYESLSLPLAIILIVPMTLLSAMTGVIMYGGDNNIFTQIGFIVLVGLATKNAILIVEFAKELEDKGMSTLNAIKEASRLRLRPILMTSIAFIMGVLPMVTSTGAGAEMRQAMGIAVFSGMIGVTVFGLILTPVFYFLLRRKKAKAEADTQDTALTSSAQHS